From the Lysobacterales bacterium genome, one window contains:
- a CDS encoding leucyl/phenylalanyl-tRNA--protein transferase, translating to MIRIQILPRTPLLPFPPVEQALDEPNGLLCAGGDLSSERLLLAYRSGIFPWFNEGEPILWWSPQPRAIFELDVTRPNSRFRRFARTCRWTVRVDQDFAAVIDACAAPRDYADGTWITAAMRAAYLDLHRLGHAHCIGVLEDDELVGGVYGLAIGRVFFGESMFSWRTNASKIAFFALARTLCEAGFVWLDGQVESGHLARLGARPLERAHFVAGLDRLCRQLPENPRWAVDFGLRTASELAL from the coding sequence ATGATCCGAATTCAGATCCTGCCGCGCACCCCGCTGCTGCCATTTCCGCCGGTCGAGCAGGCATTGGACGAACCCAACGGTCTGCTCTGCGCCGGCGGCGACCTGAGCTCGGAACGACTGCTGCTCGCCTACCGATCCGGCATCTTTCCGTGGTTCAACGAAGGCGAACCGATCCTGTGGTGGTCGCCGCAGCCGCGCGCGATCTTCGAACTCGACGTCACCCGCCCGAATTCGCGTTTCCGCCGCTTCGCCCGCACCTGCCGATGGACCGTGCGGGTCGATCAGGATTTCGCGGCCGTCATCGACGCCTGCGCGGCGCCGCGCGACTACGCCGACGGCACCTGGATCACTGCCGCGATGCGCGCCGCGTACCTGGACCTGCATCGGCTCGGTCATGCCCATTGCATCGGAGTCCTCGAGGACGACGAACTCGTCGGCGGCGTGTATGGTCTGGCAATCGGCCGCGTCTTCTTCGGCGAGTCGATGTTCTCGTGGCGCACGAATGCGTCGAAGATCGCGTTCTTCGCGCTGGCCAGGACCTTGTGCGAGGCCGGCTTTGTCTGGCTCGACGGACAGGTCGAATCCGGGCATCTCGCGCGGCTGGGGGCACGACCGCTCGAACGCGCACACTTTGTCGCCGGGCTGGATCGCCTGTGCCGGCAATTGCCCGAAAACCCGCGTTGGGCGGTCGATTTCGGGCTCAGAACCGCATCGGAACTGGCCCTCTGA
- the serS gene encoding serine--tRNA ligase: MLDPVLFRNKLADTAALLLAKRGFVIDVAAFEAVEAERKRIQTRTQELQNLRNTRSKAIGIAKGKGEDTAALMAEVANIGDELKASELRQAELLAEIETLALNVPNIPHESVPTAADEHGNAEQHRWGTPRQFAFTPKDHVDLGARKGWLDAETAAKLSGARFTVLRGELARLHRALAQFMLDLHTQEHGYLETNVPLMVNAASMRGTGQLPKFEEDLFATAGEDRRYLIPTSEVPLTNIVRDEIVAAETLPLRMTAHSMCFRAEAGSAGRDTRGMIRQHQFEKVELVSVTTPAQSYDEHERMTRCAEVVLEKLGLPYRRMLLCTGDMGFGATKTYDLEVWLPSENKYREISSCSNCESFQARRMQARWRNPETGKPELVHTLNGSGVAVGRAMIAVIENYQNEDGSIAIPDVLRPYMGGVDVIA, from the coding sequence ATGCTCGACCCCGTCCTGTTCCGCAACAAACTGGCCGACACCGCGGCCTTGCTGCTTGCCAAACGCGGCTTCGTCATCGACGTTGCCGCCTTCGAAGCGGTCGAGGCCGAACGCAAGCGCATCCAGACCCGCACGCAGGAACTGCAGAACCTGCGCAACACGCGTTCGAAAGCGATCGGTATCGCCAAGGGCAAGGGCGAGGACACCGCGGCGCTGATGGCCGAAGTCGCGAATATCGGCGACGAGCTGAAGGCGAGCGAGCTGCGCCAGGCCGAACTGCTGGCGGAAATCGAGACGCTGGCGCTGAACGTGCCGAACATCCCGCACGAGTCGGTGCCGACCGCCGCGGACGAGCACGGCAATGCCGAGCAGCACCGCTGGGGCACGCCGCGCCAGTTCGCATTCACGCCGAAGGATCATGTCGATCTCGGCGCGCGCAAGGGCTGGCTCGATGCCGAGACCGCGGCGAAATTGTCCGGCGCGCGTTTCACCGTGCTGCGCGGCGAACTTGCGCGCCTGCATCGCGCGCTGGCGCAGTTCATGCTCGACCTGCATACGCAGGAACACGGCTATCTCGAAACCAATGTGCCGCTGATGGTCAACGCCGCCAGCATGCGCGGCACCGGCCAGTTGCCCAAGTTCGAGGAAGACCTGTTCGCGACCGCGGGCGAAGATCGCCGCTACCTTATTCCGACCTCGGAAGTGCCGTTGACCAACATCGTGCGCGACGAGATCGTCGCCGCGGAAACGCTGCCGCTGCGCATGACCGCGCATTCGATGTGCTTCCGCGCCGAGGCCGGTTCCGCCGGTCGCGACACCCGCGGCATGATCCGCCAGCACCAGTTCGAAAAGGTCGAACTGGTCAGCGTCACCACGCCGGCGCAAAGCTACGACGAACACGAACGGATGACGCGCTGCGCGGAAGTGGTGCTGGAAAAACTCGGGCTGCCGTATCGCCGCATGCTGCTGTGCACCGGCGACATGGGTTTCGGCGCCACCAAGACCTATGACCTTGAAGTCTGGCTGCCCTCGGAAAACAAGTACCGTGAAATCAGTTCCTGCTCGAATTGCGAAAGCTTCCAGGCGCGCCGCATGCAGGCGCGCTGGCGCAACCCCGAGACCGGCAAGCCCGAACTTGTGCACACGCTCAACGGCTCCGGCGTCGCCGTCGGCCGCGCGATGATCGCCGTCATCGAGAACTACCAGAACGAGGATGGTTCGATCGCGATTCCGGACGTGCTGCGCCCGTACATGGGCGGCGTGGACGTCATCGCCTGA
- a CDS encoding N-acetyltransferase yields the protein MARSHRAVPAAEWDALRGDDHPFVAHAFLNAIERSGSLRRDLGWRAEHLTLWRDSVLVAAAPAYRKANSHGEFVFDFAFADAYERSIGDYYPKRLVAVPYSPVTGPRLLARTEADRAALAATLADDTRVRGWSSAHVNFLPESECTAFSAEWLPRFDWQFHWHNRGYRDFDDFLDALNAKKRKNIRQERAHLVRDGWRFERRCGHELDTAHIDFLHRAYVSTFAEKGNTPALTRDFFERICRTLPRHTLAVFAHRGDAPLACAFMLQGASTLYGRYWGCVENAPGLHFETCYYQGIEHAIAQGLQVFEPGAQGEHKIARGFLPTRTHSRHWFAHPGFRLAIADYLQREARGLERYREAVLRHSPYGLDR from the coding sequence CTGGCTCGATCGCATCGCGCCGTGCCGGCGGCGGAATGGGATGCGTTGCGCGGCGACGATCATCCCTTCGTCGCGCATGCCTTCCTCAATGCGATCGAACGATCCGGGAGCCTGCGCCGGGATCTCGGCTGGCGTGCCGAACACCTGACGCTGTGGCGCGACAGCGTCCTGGTCGCCGCGGCACCGGCGTATCGCAAAGCCAATTCGCACGGCGAGTTCGTGTTCGACTTCGCCTTCGCCGACGCCTACGAGCGATCAATCGGCGATTACTACCCGAAGCGGTTGGTCGCCGTGCCCTACTCGCCGGTGACCGGTCCGCGTCTGCTGGCGCGCACCGAAGCGGATCGCGCCGCATTGGCGGCGACGTTGGCCGACGACACGCGGGTACGCGGCTGGTCCTCGGCGCACGTGAATTTCCTTCCGGAGTCCGAATGCACCGCGTTCTCTGCCGAATGGCTGCCACGCTTCGACTGGCAGTTCCACTGGCATAACCGCGGCTATCGCGATTTCGACGACTTCCTCGATGCGCTGAATGCCAAGAAGCGCAAGAACATCCGCCAGGAACGTGCGCATCTGGTCCGCGATGGCTGGCGGTTCGAGCGGCGCTGCGGCCACGAACTCGACACGGCGCACATTGATTTCCTGCATCGTGCCTATGTGTCGACCTTCGCCGAGAAGGGCAATACCCCGGCGTTGACGCGCGACTTCTTCGAACGCATCTGCCGCACACTGCCGCGGCATACGTTGGCCGTGTTCGCCCATCGCGGCGATGCGCCGCTCGCTTGCGCGTTCATGTTGCAGGGTGCGTCGACGTTGTACGGCCGCTATTGGGGCTGTGTCGAGAACGCGCCCGGCTTGCACTTCGAGACTTGCTATTACCAGGGCATCGAGCACGCCATCGCGCAAGGTCTGCAGGTCTTCGAGCCCGGCGCCCAGGGCGAGCACAAGATCGCGCGCGGCTTCCTGCCGACACGCACGCATTCACGCCACTGGTTCGCACATCCCGGATTCCGCCTCGCGATCGCCGATTACCTGCAGCGCGAAGCCCGCGGACTCGAACGCTATCGCGAGGCGGTGTTGCGGCACTCACCCTATGGCCTTGATCGATGA
- a CDS encoding DNA translocase FtsK 4TM domain-containing protein, with translation MLIPLIVYLGVCLYTYQPGDPGWSHAGSDAPIQNLGGSVGAWIADLSLYFFGGMAFAFPLMLAAIAWRLIRDETALPGTKHDSAWLLLGAAGWIASGAGLAHLHFFEAASPLPANAGGVVGALFGDLLRSAAGELGATLFLFTVFLVMLTLFTGISWFRLMEAIGDAVLRAIATLRSFWEGREERRAVREVREEREEVRKVEKVKQAKREPLKIEQPTPLVEKSERAERELQIPLFTSLPAGELPPLSLLDDPKPQPKGYSEETLETLSRQVEFKLRDFKIDAQVVGAYPGPVITRFEMQPAPGVRGGQISNLDKDIARGLSVQSVRVVDVIPGKSVIGLEIPNVNREIVYLSEILRSKEYDKLTSPLALALGKDIGGRPSVVDLAKMPHLLVAGTTGSGKSVALNAMVLSLLYKATAQDVRMLMIDPKMLELSVYQGIPHLLAPVVTDMKEAANGLRWCVAEMERRYKLMSAVGVRNLGGFNKKIQDAENSGHPILDPLFKPVPDMPQLSAEALETLPYIVVIIDEFADMMMIVGKKVEELIARLAQKARAAGIHLILATQRPSVDVITGLIKANIPTRIAFQVSSKIDSRTILDQSGAEQLLGHGDMLYLPPGTATPERVHGAFVSDDEVHRVVKHLRSMSNKPDYIPGVLDEVQMLGDGQVIGATGLPEANAEGEGGESDALYDQAVRIVTESRRASISGVQRRLKIGYNRAARLIEEMEAAGIVSGPSHNGNREVLAPPPPKD, from the coding sequence ATGCTGATCCCGTTGATCGTCTATCTCGGCGTTTGCCTCTACACCTATCAACCGGGCGATCCGGGCTGGTCGCATGCCGGCTCGGATGCGCCGATCCAGAACCTCGGCGGCAGCGTCGGCGCCTGGATCGCCGACCTCAGCCTGTATTTCTTCGGCGGCATGGCCTTCGCATTCCCGCTGATGCTGGCCGCGATCGCCTGGCGCCTGATCCGCGACGAAACAGCCTTGCCCGGCACGAAACACGATTCCGCGTGGCTGCTGCTCGGCGCCGCGGGCTGGATCGCCAGTGGCGCGGGGCTTGCCCATCTGCATTTCTTCGAAGCCGCGTCGCCCTTGCCGGCGAACGCCGGAGGCGTGGTCGGCGCCCTGTTCGGCGATTTGCTGCGATCGGCCGCGGGCGAACTGGGTGCGACCCTGTTCCTGTTCACCGTCTTCCTGGTGATGCTCACCCTGTTCACCGGCATTTCCTGGTTCCGCCTGATGGAGGCGATCGGCGACGCCGTCTTGCGTGCTATCGCGACGCTGCGCAGCTTCTGGGAAGGCCGCGAGGAACGCCGTGCCGTGCGTGAGGTGCGCGAAGAGCGCGAGGAGGTCCGCAAGGTCGAGAAGGTCAAGCAGGCCAAACGCGAGCCATTGAAGATCGAGCAGCCGACACCGCTGGTCGAAAAAAGCGAACGCGCCGAGCGCGAATTGCAGATTCCGCTGTTCACCTCGTTGCCGGCCGGCGAATTGCCGCCGCTGTCCCTGCTCGATGATCCGAAGCCGCAGCCGAAGGGCTATTCGGAGGAAACGCTGGAGACGCTGTCGCGCCAGGTCGAATTCAAGTTGCGAGATTTCAAGATCGATGCCCAGGTGGTCGGCGCCTATCCGGGGCCGGTGATCACGCGGTTCGAGATGCAACCGGCGCCCGGCGTGCGTGGCGGCCAGATCAGCAACCTCGACAAGGACATTGCGCGCGGCTTGAGCGTGCAGTCGGTGCGCGTGGTCGACGTGATTCCCGGCAAGTCGGTGATCGGCCTCGAAATACCGAACGTCAATCGCGAGATCGTCTATCTCTCCGAAATCCTGCGCTCGAAGGAATACGACAAGCTGACCTCGCCGCTGGCGCTGGCGCTCGGCAAGGACATCGGCGGGCGACCGAGCGTGGTCGACCTGGCCAAGATGCCGCATCTGCTGGTCGCCGGCACCACCGGCTCCGGCAAGTCGGTGGCCTTGAACGCGATGGTGTTGTCGCTGTTGTACAAGGCCACGGCGCAAGACGTGCGCATGCTGATGATCGACCCGAAGATGCTGGAATTGTCCGTGTATCAGGGCATTCCGCATTTGTTGGCACCGGTCGTGACCGACATGAAGGAGGCCGCGAATGGCCTGCGCTGGTGCGTGGCTGAAATGGAGCGCCGCTACAAGCTGATGAGCGCGGTCGGCGTGCGCAACCTGGGCGGTTTCAACAAGAAGATCCAGGATGCCGAAAACAGCGGTCATCCGATTCTCGATCCGTTGTTCAAGCCGGTGCCGGACATGCCGCAGTTGTCGGCGGAGGCATTGGAAACCTTGCCCTATATCGTCGTCATCATCGACGAGTTCGCCGACATGATGATGATCGTCGGCAAGAAGGTCGAGGAACTGATCGCGCGCCTGGCGCAGAAGGCGCGCGCCGCCGGCATCCATCTGATCCTGGCGACGCAGCGGCCATCGGTCGACGTGATCACCGGCCTGATCAAGGCCAATATCCCGACCCGCATCGCCTTCCAGGTCTCCAGCAAGATCGACTCGCGGACCATCCTCGACCAGAGTGGCGCGGAGCAACTGCTTGGGCACGGTGACATGCTCTACCTGCCGCCAGGCACCGCCACGCCGGAACGCGTGCACGGCGCTTTCGTCAGCGACGACGAGGTGCATCGCGTCGTCAAGCACCTGCGCTCGATGTCGAACAAGCCTGACTACATCCCGGGCGTGCTCGATGAGGTCCAGATGCTCGGCGACGGACAGGTGATCGGCGCGACCGGCTTGCCGGAGGCGAATGCCGAAGGCGAGGGCGGCGAGTCGGACGCGCTTTACGATCAGGCCGTGCGCATCGTCACCGAGTCGCGGCGCGCGTCGATTTCCGGGGTCCAGCGTCGACTCAAGATCGGCTACAACCGCGCCGCGCGCCTGATCGAGGAAATGGAAGCCGCCGGCATCGTCAGTGGTCCCAGCCACAACGGCAACCGCGAAGTGCTGGCCCCGCCGCCACCGAAGGATTGA
- a CDS encoding CrcB family protein yields MSWTNLLAVAGGGALGASTRYGVNLLFVRHGWYGLPAATFAVNAIGCFLAGLLLVWLDTRLHDAVWWRNLLMVGFLGGLTTFSALGVEGFQLLRANRIDLFAWTMLAHVGIGVLAVSVGWKLGQMTFVH; encoded by the coding sequence ATGAGCTGGACGAATCTGCTCGCGGTCGCCGGTGGCGGTGCGCTGGGTGCGAGCACGCGCTACGGCGTCAACCTGCTGTTCGTGCGTCACGGTTGGTACGGTTTGCCGGCGGCGACCTTCGCGGTCAACGCGATCGGTTGTTTCCTGGCCGGCCTGCTGCTGGTCTGGCTCGACACGCGGCTGCATGATGCGGTGTGGTGGCGAAACCTGTTGATGGTGGGCTTCCTCGGCGGCTTGACGACGTTCTCGGCGCTCGGCGTCGAAGGTTTCCAGTTGCTGCGCGCGAACCGCATCGACCTGTTCGCATGGACCATGCTGGCGCATGTCGGCATCGGCGTGCTGGCGGTGTCGGTTGGCTGGAAACTCGGTCAGATGACCTTCGTCCATTGA
- a CDS encoding replication-associated recombination protein A encodes MTKRRSPQPDLLPEPETLKPLAERMRPRSLDDFVGQDRLLAPGTAFRRAIESGRVHSMILWGPPGCGKTSLARVLARYADAEFLSISAVLGGLAEVRAALAEATQHFAAGKRTVLFVDEVHRFNKAQQDAFLPHIERGTIVFVGATTENPSFELNSALLSRCRVHVLDMVSVEAIVTALRRALADREHGLGELDLQIDDAALTEIARAADGDVRRGLTLLEIAGELAEHGRIEATVLDQVLADRVRRFDKGGEAFYDQISALHKSVRNSNPDAALYWIARMFDGGCDPAYLARRLTRMAVEDVGLADPSALEKTIAAWEAYDRQGSPEGDLALAMVAVYLAMAPKSNAAYSAYGAAKKLVADTGSLPVPVALRNAPTKLMKELGYGANYQYDPDVEGGIAYDQRCFPDDLGERRLYAPTGNGIEARIRERLEQIRAERAKAVQR; translated from the coding sequence ATGACGAAACGCCGAAGCCCGCAGCCCGATCTGTTGCCCGAACCCGAGACCCTGAAACCGCTGGCCGAGCGCATGCGGCCGCGGTCGCTGGACGATTTCGTCGGGCAGGACCGGTTGCTGGCACCGGGCACGGCGTTTCGGCGCGCGATCGAATCCGGGCGCGTGCATTCGATGATCCTGTGGGGGCCGCCGGGTTGCGGCAAGACCAGCCTGGCGCGGGTGCTGGCGCGTTATGCCGATGCCGAGTTCCTGTCGATTTCGGCCGTGCTCGGCGGTCTCGCGGAGGTGCGCGCGGCGCTGGCCGAAGCGACCCAGCACTTCGCCGCGGGCAAACGCACGGTCCTGTTCGTCGATGAGGTGCATCGCTTCAACAAGGCGCAGCAGGACGCGTTTCTGCCGCACATCGAACGCGGCACCATCGTCTTCGTCGGTGCGACGACCGAGAATCCGTCGTTCGAATTGAACTCTGCGCTGCTGTCGCGCTGCCGCGTGCATGTGCTCGACATGGTCTCGGTCGAGGCCATCGTGACGGCGTTGCGACGCGCGCTCGCGGATCGCGAACACGGCCTCGGCGAACTTGATCTGCAGATCGACGACGCGGCATTGACGGAAATCGCGCGTGCCGCCGACGGCGACGTGCGTCGCGGCCTGACCCTGCTCGAAATCGCCGGCGAACTGGCCGAGCACGGACGCATCGAAGCGACCGTACTCGATCAGGTGCTGGCCGATCGCGTACGTCGCTTCGACAAGGGCGGCGAAGCGTTCTACGACCAGATCTCGGCGCTGCACAAGTCGGTGCGCAATTCGAATCCGGACGCTGCGCTGTACTGGATCGCGCGGATGTTCGACGGCGGCTGCGACCCGGCCTATCTGGCGCGGCGGCTCACCCGCATGGCGGTCGAGGATGTCGGGCTGGCCGATCCCTCCGCGCTGGAGAAGACGATCGCGGCGTGGGAAGCCTACGACCGGCAGGGCAGTCCGGAGGGGGATCTCGCGTTGGCCATGGTCGCGGTCTATCTCGCGATGGCGCCGAAGAGCAATGCCGCCTATTCAGCCTATGGTGCCGCGAAGAAACTGGTCGCCGACACTGGTTCGCTACCGGTGCCGGTCGCGTTGCGCAATGCGCCGACGAAGCTGATGAAGGAACTCGGTTACGGCGCCAATTATCAGTATGACCCGGACGTGGAAGGCGGCATCGCGTATGACCAGCGCTGCTTTCCGGACGATCTGGGCGAACGGCGGTTGTATGCGCCGACCGGCAATGGCATCGAGGCACGTATCCGCGAACGCCTCGAACAGATCCGCGCCGAGCGCGCGAAGGCGGTGCAGCGATGA
- the trxB gene encoding thioredoxin-disulfide reductase — protein MSTSKHCRLLILGSGPAGYTAAVYAARANLKPVLITGMAQGGQLMTTTEVDNWPGDAHGLLGPDLMTRMQAHAERFNTEIIFDHIHTADLQTRPFRLIGDNGEYTADALVIATGATAKYLGLPSEDAFKGKGVSACATCDGFFYRDQDVAVIGGGNTAVEEALYLSNICRKVTLVHRRDKLKAEKILQDKLFEKAAAGKIELIWDHTLDEVLGDDSGVTGMRIRHVDQNTTREMPLMGVFIAIGHSPNTQLFDGQLDMKNGYLRVRTGIDGGATATSIPGVFAAGDVADQVYRQAITSAGFGCMAALDAEKYLDQIGLS, from the coding sequence ATGAGCACTTCGAAGCACTGCCGCCTGCTGATCCTCGGCTCCGGACCGGCGGGCTACACCGCCGCCGTTTACGCCGCGCGCGCCAACCTGAAGCCGGTGCTGATCACCGGCATGGCGCAGGGCGGTCAGTTGATGACCACCACCGAGGTCGACAACTGGCCCGGCGATGCCCACGGACTGCTCGGTCCGGACCTGATGACGCGCATGCAGGCCCATGCCGAACGCTTCAACACCGAAATCATCTTCGACCACATCCACACTGCCGACCTGCAGACGCGTCCGTTCCGATTGATCGGCGACAATGGCGAATACACTGCAGACGCGCTGGTCATCGCGACCGGTGCGACCGCGAAGTACCTTGGACTGCCTTCAGAGGACGCCTTCAAGGGCAAGGGTGTTTCCGCCTGCGCCACCTGCGACGGCTTCTTCTACCGCGACCAGGACGTGGCCGTGATCGGTGGCGGCAACACCGCTGTCGAAGAAGCGCTGTACCTGTCGAACATCTGCCGCAAGGTGACGCTGGTCCATCGCCGCGACAAACTCAAGGCCGAGAAGATCCTGCAGGACAAGCTGTTCGAGAAAGCCGCGGCCGGCAAGATCGAACTGATCTGGGACCACACGCTGGACGAGGTCTTGGGCGACGATTCCGGCGTCACCGGCATGCGCATCCGCCATGTCGACCAGAACACGACGCGCGAGATGCCCTTGATGGGCGTGTTCATCGCCATCGGCCACTCGCCGAACACCCAGCTGTTCGACGGCCAGCTCGACATGAAGAACGGCTACCTGCGCGTGCGCACGGGCATTGACGGCGGTGCAACCGCGACCAGCATTCCCGGCGTGTTCGCGGCCGGCGATGTCGCCGACCAGGTCTATCGCCAGGCCATCACCTCGGCCGGCTTCGGCTGCATGGCCGCGCTCGACGCCGAGAAATATCTCGATCAGATCGGCCTGAGCTGA
- the infA gene encoding translation initiation factor IF-1 produces the protein MSKDDQIEMEGTVAETLPNTMFRVKLDNGHMITAHISGRMRKNYIRILTGDKVKVEMTPYDLSKGRITYRMK, from the coding sequence ATGTCCAAAGACGATCAGATCGAGATGGAAGGCACGGTTGCCGAGACGCTGCCGAACACGATGTTCCGCGTCAAGCTCGACAACGGCCACATGATCACGGCGCACATCTCGGGACGCATGCGCAAGAACTACATCCGCATCCTGACCGGCGACAAGGTCAAGGTCGAGATGACGCCCTACGATTTGAGCAAGGGTCGCATCACTTACCGCATGAAGTGA
- the lolA gene encoding outer membrane lipoprotein chaperone LolA encodes MRMFLLSLLLSNSVLAADARARLEAFANGLNALSGEFTQTTSDANGEVQEESRGTLALAAPRQFRWQYDDPFPQLIVADGNNVWIHDEDLEQVTVRNQSTEESQSPLTVLVDLSQLDRDYVVQNLKDHDGLAWLGLTSRAKEPPFKRVEIGFDGNSPQRMLLEDLLGNRTEWAFSKWLRNPTLAVDTFKFVPPAGVDVIGEAVEPAQAIPLQ; translated from the coding sequence ATGAGAATGTTTCTGTTGTCCCTGCTGCTCTCGAACTCGGTGCTGGCCGCCGATGCCCGCGCTCGCCTCGAAGCGTTTGCCAACGGCCTGAACGCGCTCAGCGGCGAATTCACGCAGACCACGTCAGATGCGAACGGCGAGGTCCAGGAAGAATCGCGAGGCACCTTGGCGCTGGCCGCGCCGCGCCAGTTTCGCTGGCAGTACGACGACCCGTTTCCGCAACTGATCGTGGCCGATGGCAACAACGTCTGGATCCATGATGAAGACCTCGAACAGGTCACCGTGCGCAACCAGAGCACTGAGGAGTCGCAATCGCCGCTGACCGTGCTCGTCGACCTGTCACAACTCGATCGCGACTACGTCGTGCAGAACCTGAAGGACCATGATGGTCTCGCCTGGCTCGGCCTGACGTCGCGTGCCAAGGAACCGCCGTTCAAGCGTGTCGAGATCGGCTTCGACGGCAACAGTCCGCAACGCATGCTGCTCGAGGACCTGCTCGGCAATCGCACCGAGTGGGCGTTCTCGAAGTGGCTGCGCAACCCGACGCTCGCCGTCGACACCTTCAAGTTCGTGCCACCCGCCGGAGTGGATGTGATTGGCGAAGCGGTCGAACCCGCCCAGGCCATTCCATTGCAGTGA